From Amycolatopsis sp. YIM 10, the proteins below share one genomic window:
- the radA gene encoding DNA repair protein RadA produces the protein MARKSGISYRCGECGYEAAKWVGKCPECQAWGTIEERGDARPAIARVVAGAPSAPARPIGQVDVEAARARQTGVPELDRVLGGGLVPGAVILLAGEPGVGKSTLLLEVAYQWAAGKTGEHPSLYVTGEESAGQVRLRAERTGNVHEQMFLAAESDLGAIIGHVDDVKPGVLIVDSVQTMSSPQAEGAPGGVTQVRAVTAGLVALAKERGLPIVLVGHVTKEGSIAGPRVLEHLVDVVLQFEGDRHSTLRMVRGVKNRFGAADEIGCFELGENGIVGVPDPSGLFMNRTTEPVSGTAITVAMEGKRPLMSEVQSLVAESTLPQPRRAVSGLDASRVQMVLAVMERRAGMTLAKRDVFLATVGGMKITEPAVDLALVLAIASSVADVALSPRLVAVGEVGLAGEIRRVSNVGKRIAEAARLGFTHALVPPDSGKLPSGIRVLEVADVGVALSAAEHARA, from the coding sequence GTGGCTAGGAAAAGCGGCATCTCGTACCGCTGCGGCGAGTGCGGGTACGAGGCTGCCAAGTGGGTCGGCAAGTGCCCGGAGTGCCAGGCCTGGGGAACCATCGAGGAACGCGGTGACGCCCGCCCGGCGATCGCGCGGGTGGTCGCCGGGGCGCCCAGTGCGCCCGCGCGGCCGATCGGCCAGGTCGACGTCGAGGCCGCCAGGGCTCGCCAGACCGGTGTGCCCGAGCTGGATCGGGTGCTCGGCGGGGGACTGGTGCCCGGCGCGGTGATCCTGCTCGCCGGTGAACCGGGGGTCGGCAAGTCGACGCTGCTGCTCGAAGTGGCCTACCAGTGGGCGGCGGGCAAGACCGGCGAGCACCCGTCCCTTTACGTCACCGGTGAGGAGTCCGCCGGGCAGGTGCGCCTGCGTGCCGAGCGCACCGGGAACGTGCACGAGCAGATGTTCCTCGCCGCGGAAAGCGATCTCGGCGCCATCATCGGCCACGTCGACGACGTGAAGCCGGGCGTGCTGATCGTCGACTCGGTCCAGACCATGTCCTCACCGCAGGCCGAAGGCGCGCCCGGCGGGGTCACCCAGGTCCGCGCCGTCACCGCCGGACTGGTCGCCCTGGCCAAGGAACGCGGCCTGCCGATCGTGCTCGTGGGGCACGTCACGAAAGAGGGCTCCATCGCCGGGCCCCGTGTGCTGGAGCACCTGGTGGACGTGGTGCTCCAGTTCGAGGGCGATCGCCATTCCACGCTGCGCATGGTGCGCGGGGTGAAGAACCGGTTCGGTGCCGCCGACGAGATCGGCTGCTTCGAGCTGGGCGAGAACGGCATCGTCGGTGTGCCCGACCCGTCCGGGCTGTTCATGAACCGCACCACCGAGCCGGTCTCCGGCACCGCGATCACCGTGGCGATGGAGGGCAAGCGCCCGCTGATGAGCGAGGTGCAGTCGCTGGTCGCCGAGTCCACCCTGCCGCAGCCGCGCCGCGCGGTGAGCGGGCTCGACGCGTCGCGGGTGCAGATGGTGCTCGCGGTGATGGAGCGCCGGGCGGGTATGACGCTGGCCAAGCGCGACGTCTTCCTGGCCACGGTCGGCGGCATGAAGATCACCGAGCCCGCCGTGGACCTGGCGCTGGTGCTGGCGATCGCGTCCTCGGTGGCCGACGTGGCGCTCTCGCCGCGGCTGGTCGCGGTCGGCGAGGTCGGCCTGGCCGGGGAGATCCGGCGCGTGTCGAACGTCGGCAAGCGCATCGCCGAAGCAGCCCGCCTCGGCTTCACCCACGCCCTCGTGCCACCGGACTCGGGCAAGCTCCCGTCCGGCATCCGGGTGCTCGAGGTCGCCGATGTCGGCGTGGCGCTGTCCGCCGCCGAGCACGCACGCGCCTAG
- a CDS encoding C39 family peptidase, producing MQRRGFFRAIVGVAAAGALVLPGAAFASAANPAPVAPADVKVAGAKSLNVQYQVQETGYWCGPAAARIAMSARTGNLPSQADLAAQMGTTENGTDHISQIANALNANLGTTWYEVKEMPNDPPTQAQKDLLWQDIVTDVDAGYAVVANIVAPPDNHPPGYPNETIYHYFTVIGYNSDNMTVHIADSANFGGNQIYWLSFDQLASLIPPKGYAA from the coding sequence GTGCAGCGTAGAGGTTTCTTCCGGGCGATCGTCGGGGTCGCCGCGGCCGGTGCGCTCGTCCTGCCGGGGGCCGCGTTCGCGTCGGCGGCGAACCCCGCGCCGGTGGCGCCCGCCGACGTCAAGGTGGCCGGGGCCAAGTCGCTCAACGTGCAGTACCAGGTCCAGGAGACCGGGTACTGGTGCGGACCGGCGGCGGCGCGGATCGCGATGTCCGCGCGGACCGGCAACCTGCCGTCCCAGGCCGACCTGGCCGCCCAGATGGGCACCACGGAGAACGGCACCGACCACATCAGCCAGATCGCGAACGCGCTCAACGCCAATCTCGGCACCACCTGGTACGAGGTCAAGGAGATGCCGAACGATCCGCCGACGCAGGCGCAGAAGGACCTGCTCTGGCAGGACATCGTCACCGACGTCGACGCGGGCTACGCCGTGGTGGCCAACATCGTCGCCCCGCCCGACAACCACCCGCCGGGCTACCCGAACGAGACGATCTACCACTACTTCACCGTGATCGGCTACAACAGCGACAACATGACCGTGCACATCGCGGACTCGGCCAACTTCGGCGGCAACCAGATCTACTGGCTGTCCTTCGACCAGCTGGCCTCGCTGATCCCGCCGAAGGGCTACGCGGCCTGA
- a CDS encoding C39 family peptidase — protein MLRRRLLAVLTAVVAGISTTPVLAHAAPAAPTARPAETAEVDISKLPAVVELNVRHEWQQTGYWCGPAATRMALSARMANPPTQAALAQQLPTHTGGTDHIGQVTRVLNNNLGTGWYETKEMPNDPPTAAQRDLLWRDIVLDINNNYPIVANIVAPANNHPPGYPNYTIYHYFTVTGYNSDNMTVKIADSAGFSQGVYWLTFNQLATLIPPKGYSA, from the coding sequence ATGTTGAGACGACGGCTCCTCGCTGTGCTCACCGCCGTGGTCGCGGGAATCAGCACCACGCCCGTGCTCGCTCATGCCGCCCCTGCGGCGCCGACCGCCCGCCCGGCCGAAACGGCCGAGGTCGACATTTCCAAGCTGCCCGCCGTCGTCGAACTCAACGTGCGGCACGAATGGCAGCAGACCGGCTACTGGTGCGGCCCGGCGGCGACCAGGATGGCGCTGTCCGCGCGCATGGCCAATCCGCCGACCCAGGCCGCCCTGGCGCAGCAACTTCCCACGCACACCGGCGGAACCGACCACATCGGCCAGGTCACCAGGGTGCTCAACAACAATCTGGGCACCGGCTGGTACGAGACCAAGGAGATGCCGAACGACCCGCCGACCGCGGCCCAGCGCGACCTGCTCTGGCGCGACATCGTGCTGGACATCAACAACAATTACCCGATCGTCGCGAACATCGTCGCCCCGGCGAACAACCACCCGCCCGGCTACCCCAACTACACCATTTACCACTACTTCACCGTGACCGGTTACAACAGTGACAACATGACGGTGAAGATCGCCGACTCGGCCGGTTTCAGCCAGGGTGTCTATTGGCTCACCTTCAACCAATTGGCCACCCTCATTCCGCCAAAGGGGTATTCCGCGTAG
- a CDS encoding exo-alpha-sialidase, which produces MEALLAIGTRKGLWLARSSNSRADWTVTGPHLPMTDVYALAIDTRSGSPRLLAGVTSEHWGPGVATSDDLGATWQEPEQAPIAFPEDTGAALERVWQLTPAPEPDVVYAGVEPSALFRSADGGRSFELVRGLWDHPHRPQWTPGFGGMAIHTVLPHPTEPQRVTVAMSTGGVYDTTDGGATWAPANQGIHVKFLPEEYPEFGQCVHKVARHPARPDTLFAQNHHGVYRSDDHAKSWQSIADGLPSDFGFAMVVHPHKPEVIYNFPLQADVHRFPPDGRCRVYRSEDGGGSWTELSGGLPDSGFYSAVLRDAMCVDDADPAGVYFGSRSGEVWASADEGDNWQRVVEHLPDVLCVRAAVI; this is translated from the coding sequence ATGGAAGCGCTGCTCGCCATCGGCACGCGCAAGGGGCTCTGGCTGGCCAGGAGCTCGAACTCGCGCGCCGACTGGACGGTCACCGGTCCGCACCTGCCGATGACCGACGTCTACGCGCTGGCGATCGACACCCGCTCCGGTTCGCCCCGCCTGCTCGCCGGGGTGACCAGCGAGCACTGGGGGCCGGGGGTGGCCACCAGCGACGACCTCGGCGCCACCTGGCAGGAGCCGGAGCAGGCGCCGATCGCCTTCCCGGAGGACACCGGCGCCGCGCTGGAGCGGGTCTGGCAGCTCACCCCCGCCCCGGAGCCGGACGTGGTCTACGCCGGGGTGGAGCCGTCGGCGCTGTTCCGCTCGGCCGACGGCGGCCGGTCCTTCGAGCTGGTCCGCGGCCTCTGGGACCACCCACATCGTCCACAGTGGACGCCCGGGTTCGGCGGCATGGCGATCCACACGGTGCTGCCGCACCCGACCGAGCCCCAGCGGGTCACCGTGGCGATGTCCACCGGCGGCGTCTACGACACCACCGACGGCGGGGCCACCTGGGCGCCGGCCAACCAGGGCATCCACGTCAAGTTCCTGCCGGAGGAGTACCCGGAGTTCGGCCAGTGCGTGCACAAGGTCGCCCGGCACCCGGCCCGGCCGGACACCCTCTTCGCGCAGAACCACCACGGCGTCTACCGCAGCGACGACCACGCGAAGAGCTGGCAGTCGATCGCCGACGGGCTGCCGTCGGACTTCGGCTTCGCCATGGTGGTGCACCCGCACAAGCCCGAGGTGATCTACAACTTCCCGCTCCAGGCCGACGTGCACCGCTTCCCGCCGGACGGGCGCTGCCGGGTGTACCGCAGCGAGGACGGCGGCGGCAGCTGGACCGAGCTGTCCGGCGGGCTGCCCGACAGCGGCTTCTACTCGGCGGTGCTGCGGGACGCGATGTGCGTGGACGACGCCGACCCGGCCGGTGTGTACTTCGGTTCCCGCTCGGGCGAGGTGTGGGCCAGCGCCGACGAGGGGGACAACTGGCAGCGCGTGGTCGAGCACCTGCCGGACGTGCTCTGCGTGCGGGCCGCGGTGATCTAG
- a CDS encoding ubiquitin-like small modifier protein 1, which produces MAKVHLPSMLRAIADDQTVLEVRGATITAVLDELRARYPALERRLRDESGALRRYVNFYVDGEECRRLSGADTPLSAATELMIIPSVAGG; this is translated from the coding sequence GTGGCGAAGGTCCACCTGCCCTCGATGCTGCGGGCGATCGCCGACGACCAGACCGTGCTGGAGGTCCGGGGCGCCACCATCACCGCGGTGCTCGACGAGCTGCGCGCCCGGTACCCGGCGCTGGAACGACGGCTCCGGGACGAGTCGGGCGCGCTGCGGCGGTACGTCAACTTCTACGTCGACGGTGAGGAGTGCCGTCGGCTCTCCGGCGCCGACACCCCGCTTTCCGCGGCCACCGAACTGATGATCATCCCTTCGGTGGCCGGGGGTTGA
- a CDS encoding dihydrofolate reductase family protein: MTGSVICDITISADGYSAGLDQTEERPFGTDGGDGTGDKLHAWMFDTPDENRAELERLASGRAFIMGRNMFGPVRGEWDRPWNGWWGDDPTFHAPVYVLTRHAREPQPMRGGTTYYFVTDGIESALAQAREAAGDGDVLILGGATTINQYLTAGLVDELRLHIVPFTLGAGTRLFDGVPALKLEQVESRAATAVTHVTYRVSR, from the coding sequence ATGACCGGCAGCGTCATCTGCGACATCACCATCTCGGCCGACGGTTACTCGGCCGGGCTCGACCAGACGGAGGAACGCCCGTTCGGCACGGATGGTGGTGACGGCACGGGTGACAAGCTGCACGCCTGGATGTTCGACACCCCCGACGAGAACCGGGCGGAGCTCGAAAGGCTGGCCTCGGGCAGAGCGTTCATCATGGGGCGCAACATGTTCGGCCCCGTGCGCGGCGAGTGGGACCGGCCGTGGAACGGCTGGTGGGGTGACGATCCGACGTTCCACGCGCCGGTCTACGTGCTCACCCGGCACGCGCGCGAACCCCAGCCGATGCGGGGCGGCACGACGTACTACTTCGTCACCGACGGGATCGAGTCGGCGCTGGCCCAGGCCCGCGAGGCGGCCGGTGACGGTGACGTCCTGATCCTCGGCGGCGCGACCACCATCAACCAGTACCTCACCGCCGGCCTGGTCGACGAGCTGCGACTGCACATCGTGCCGTTCACGCTCGGTGCCGGTACCCGGCTGTTCGACGGCGTCCCGGCGCTGAAGCTGGAACAGGTGGAGTCGCGGGCCGCGACCGCGGTCACACACGTGACCTACCGCGTGTCGCGGTGA
- the otsB gene encoding trehalose-phosphatase codes for MTAEALPAELRRAIVQIARTPRLLVACDYDGTLAPITSNPDEARPLPESVGALRSLAGLHETTTAVISGRALRDLATLSRLPAEVHLVGSHGSEFDIGFVHALDAKARELHRRLETELEQLVLDVPGVSLEVKPASIAVHVRRAEYDAGRRVLADVHNGPCTWPGVTTTDGKEVVELAVVQTDKGRALDTLRHQVNATAAVFLGDDVTDEKAFARLAGPDLGVKVGDGESLAAYRVPDTVDVATVLAFLLEERRHWLYGEQAPPIERISMLASERSVALLTPDAKLTWLCHPGPDAPAVFADLLGGPGAGHFSIKPHRNGLPLGQRYLPNTMTVETRWSRLLVTDYLEPDSPQHRTDIVRVISGEAAAQVVFAPRPEFGGVPVRLVTEEDGLRVLGTSEPIVLRAPGVRWEINSDGMHDTAVALVEPKPERPVVLELRCGTTDLGPHEQSEVDRRARAGAYWSDWAATLKVPTVQPELVSRSALTLRGLCNTDSGGVLAAATTSLPEEIGGVRNWDYRYCWIRDAAMTVRELVSLGSLDEADGYLRWLHGVLATLAGPERLHPLYTLSGSVIGAEAVIESLPGYAGSRPVRVGNLANHQVQLDVFGPVVELVVTLAETRGELRDQDWQMVRAMAEAVTRRWNEPDHGIWEERHVPRHRVYSRVMGWVTIDRAIKLGEIYDREIPAGWPELRDTIAADVLEHGWNDEVQAFTTAYDGTDLDAASLFVGLSGLIDPGDHRFQSTVTAIEAELRSGSTVYRYHRDDGLPGSEGGFHICAAWLIEAYLLTGRRTEAEELFEQLVDAAGPTGLLPEQYDPIAERSLGNHPQAYSHIGLIRCANLLAQ; via the coding sequence TTGACCGCCGAGGCCCTGCCCGCCGAGCTGCGGCGTGCGATCGTGCAGATCGCGCGGACGCCGCGCTTGCTGGTCGCCTGCGACTACGACGGCACGCTGGCTCCGATCACGTCCAACCCGGACGAGGCCCGCCCACTTCCCGAATCGGTCGGTGCCCTGCGATCACTTGCCGGCCTGCACGAAACCACCACCGCGGTCATCTCCGGCCGCGCCCTGCGCGATCTCGCCACGCTGTCCCGCCTCCCGGCCGAAGTCCACCTGGTGGGCAGCCACGGTTCGGAGTTCGACATCGGTTTTGTGCACGCGCTGGACGCGAAGGCCCGAGAACTGCACCGCAGGCTGGAGACCGAGCTGGAACAGCTGGTGCTCGATGTTCCAGGTGTTTCACTAGAGGTGAAGCCGGCCAGCATCGCCGTGCACGTGCGCCGCGCCGAGTACGACGCCGGCCGCCGCGTGCTCGCTGATGTCCACAATGGACCTTGCACCTGGCCGGGGGTGACCACCACCGACGGCAAGGAGGTGGTCGAGCTGGCGGTGGTGCAGACGGACAAGGGCCGGGCCCTGGACACGCTGCGCCACCAGGTGAACGCCACCGCCGCGGTGTTCCTCGGCGACGACGTCACCGACGAGAAGGCCTTCGCCCGGCTGGCCGGCCCCGACCTCGGGGTCAAGGTCGGTGACGGGGAAAGCCTTGCCGCCTACCGGGTTCCGGACACCGTCGACGTGGCGACCGTGCTCGCCTTCCTGCTCGAAGAGCGGCGCCACTGGCTCTACGGCGAGCAGGCGCCGCCGATCGAGCGCATCTCCATGCTGGCCAGCGAGCGCTCGGTCGCGCTGCTCACGCCGGACGCGAAGCTGACCTGGCTGTGCCACCCCGGTCCGGACGCGCCCGCGGTGTTCGCCGACCTGCTCGGCGGTCCCGGTGCCGGGCACTTCTCGATCAAGCCGCACCGCAACGGCCTGCCGCTGGGCCAGCGCTACCTGCCGAACACGATGACCGTGGAGACGCGCTGGTCGCGGCTGCTGGTCACGGACTACCTGGAGCCGGACAGCCCGCAGCACCGCACCGACATCGTCCGGGTGATTTCCGGCGAGGCCGCGGCGCAGGTGGTCTTCGCGCCGCGTCCCGAATTCGGCGGTGTGCCGGTGCGCCTGGTCACCGAGGAGGACGGGCTGCGGGTGCTGGGCACCTCGGAGCCGATCGTGCTGCGCGCGCCGGGCGTGCGCTGGGAAATCAACTCCGACGGCATGCACGACACCGCGGTCGCACTGGTGGAACCGAAGCCGGAACGCCCGGTGGTCCTGGAACTGCGGTGCGGCACCACGGATCTCGGCCCGCACGAACAGTCCGAAGTGGACCGTCGTGCGCGGGCCGGTGCGTACTGGAGCGACTGGGCCGCCACCCTGAAGGTGCCGACCGTGCAGCCGGAACTGGTGTCGCGCTCGGCGCTGACCCTGCGCGGGCTGTGCAACACCGACAGCGGTGGCGTGCTGGCGGCGGCGACCACCTCGCTGCCGGAGGAGATCGGCGGCGTCCGCAACTGGGACTACCGCTACTGCTGGATCCGCGACGCCGCGATGACCGTGCGCGAGCTGGTCTCGCTCGGCTCGCTGGACGAGGCCGACGGGTACCTGCGCTGGCTGCACGGGGTGTTGGCCACGCTGGCCGGTCCGGAACGGCTCCACCCGCTGTACACCCTGTCCGGCAGCGTGATCGGCGCCGAAGCGGTGATCGAGTCGCTGCCCGGGTACGCGGGCTCGCGGCCGGTGCGCGTCGGCAACCTGGCGAACCACCAGGTGCAGCTGGACGTGTTCGGCCCGGTGGTGGAGCTGGTGGTCACCCTGGCCGAGACCCGCGGTGAGCTGCGCGACCAGGACTGGCAGATGGTGCGGGCGATGGCCGAGGCGGTCACGCGGCGCTGGAACGAGCCGGACCACGGCATCTGGGAGGAACGCCACGTGCCGCGGCACCGGGTGTACTCCCGGGTGATGGGCTGGGTGACCATCGACCGCGCGATCAAGCTCGGCGAGATCTACGACCGGGAGATCCCGGCGGGCTGGCCGGAGCTGCGCGACACCATCGCCGCCGACGTGCTCGAGCACGGCTGGAACGACGAGGTGCAGGCGTTCACCACCGCCTACGACGGCACCGACCTGGACGCGGCCTCGCTCTTTGTCGGGCTGAGCGGGCTGATCGACCCGGGCGACCACCGGTTCCAGTCGACCGTGACGGCGATCGAGGCCGAGCTGCGCAGCGGCTCCACGGTCTACCGCTACCACCGCGACGACGGCCTGCCCGGCAGCGAAGGCGGCTTCCACATCTGCGCCGCGTGGCTGATCGAGGCCTACCTGCTGACCGGCCGCCGCACCGAGGCGGAGGAACTGTTCGAGCAGCTGGTCGACGCCGCGGGCCCGACCGGGCTGCTGCCGGAGCAGTACGACCCGATCGCCGAGCGCTCGCTGGGGAACCACCCGCAGGCGTACTCGCACATCGGTCTCATCCGCTGCGCGAACCTCCTGGCCCAGTAG
- a CDS encoding trehalose-6-phosphate synthase, with translation MTEPVSTAAEFVVVANRLPVDLDRSADGTQRWTASPGGLVSALEPFLRSRKGAWVGWPGVPDVEVDEFSDDGLVLHPVTLSSDEVADYYEGFSNATLWPLYHDVVERPVFDRSWWDSYVRVNRRFAEASAKVAGEGAVVWVQDYQLQLVPSMLRELRPDLRIGFFLHIPFPPVELFMQLPWRAEIVRGLIGADLVGFHRPGGAQNFLWLARQLIGLEPSRGAVGVRSRPGVVQVGDRTVRVGAFPISIDAAGLDNLARTKKVAERAAEIRRDLGNPKTVLLGVDRLDYTKGIDLRLQAFHELLQEDRVKPEDVAFIQLATPSRERVEHYQRMRGEIEQMVGRINGEFARVGHPVVHYLHQSVDRTELAAFFSAADVMVVTPLRDGMNLVCKEYVACRHDLGGTLVLSEFAGAAAELSSAFLVNPHDLDGVKSALAAAITLDPAEGRRRMRALRRQVLTHDVDRWARSFLEALGSEPIA, from the coding sequence ATGACCGAGCCTGTCAGCACGGCCGCCGAATTCGTCGTGGTGGCCAACCGGTTGCCGGTGGACCTCGACCGCTCCGCCGACGGGACCCAGCGCTGGACGGCGAGCCCCGGCGGGCTCGTGTCGGCGCTCGAGCCGTTCCTCCGTTCGCGCAAGGGTGCCTGGGTCGGCTGGCCGGGTGTGCCGGACGTGGAGGTCGACGAGTTCTCCGACGACGGTCTGGTGCTGCACCCGGTCACGCTCAGTTCCGACGAGGTGGCCGACTACTACGAGGGCTTCTCCAACGCCACGCTGTGGCCGCTCTACCACGACGTGGTAGAGCGGCCGGTCTTCGACCGGTCGTGGTGGGACAGCTACGTCCGCGTCAACCGCCGGTTCGCCGAGGCCAGCGCGAAGGTGGCCGGTGAGGGCGCGGTGGTCTGGGTGCAGGACTACCAGCTGCAACTGGTCCCCAGCATGCTCCGCGAACTCCGCCCCGACCTGCGGATCGGCTTTTTCCTGCACATCCCGTTCCCGCCGGTCGAGCTGTTCATGCAGCTGCCGTGGCGGGCGGAGATCGTGCGCGGGCTGATCGGCGCCGACCTGGTCGGGTTCCACCGGCCGGGTGGTGCGCAGAACTTCCTGTGGCTGGCCCGCCAGCTGATCGGCCTGGAGCCCAGCCGCGGCGCGGTCGGCGTGCGGTCGCGGCCCGGTGTGGTCCAGGTCGGCGACCGGACCGTGCGGGTCGGCGCGTTCCCGATCTCCATCGACGCGGCCGGGCTGGACAACCTGGCGCGCACCAAGAAGGTGGCCGAGCGCGCCGCGGAAATCCGGCGTGACCTGGGCAATCCCAAGACCGTGCTGCTCGGGGTGGACCGCCTCGACTACACCAAGGGCATCGATCTGCGCCTGCAGGCCTTCCACGAGCTGCTGCAGGAGGACCGCGTCAAGCCGGAGGACGTGGCGTTCATCCAGCTCGCCACGCCGAGCCGCGAGCGGGTCGAGCACTACCAGCGCATGCGCGGTGAGATCGAGCAGATGGTCGGCCGGATCAACGGCGAGTTCGCCAGGGTCGGTCACCCGGTCGTGCACTATCTGCACCAGTCGGTTGACCGTACGGAACTGGCCGCCTTCTTTTCCGCCGCCGACGTGATGGTGGTGACCCCATTGCGTGACGGCATGAACCTGGTCTGCAAGGAGTACGTGGCCTGCCGCCACGATCTCGGCGGCACGCTGGTGCTGTCCGAGTTCGCCGGCGCGGCGGCGGAGTTGAGCAGTGCCTTCCTGGTCAACCCGCACGATCTCGACGGGGTTAAGAGCGCCTTAGCGGCTGCCATTACGCTCGACCCGGCCGAGGGAAGACGGAGAATGCGCGCGCTTCGACGTCAGGTCCTCACGCACGACGTCGACCGCTGGGCGCGCTCGTTCCTGGAAGCACTCGGGTCCGAGCCCATCGCCTGA
- a CDS encoding threonine/serine exporter ThrE family protein, translated as MKINQRGRAADRKRGWQLLEAPATERRRRSGRRIERGSEPRSRAWQILEADTGEQPAAAQDSAIGPELPDDSRVNFVLDLALRIGEVQMASGAGASDVTATILALTSALGLPHCEVDVIFTSITVTCHRGSERSPVTALRVVRARGLDYSRLSDTERLVQQITRGRVSAEDAYTELQLITSRPHPYPRWVSTLAWGGMAAFISLLIGGDWATALIAFVISAVIDRVGRVLNRFALPFFFQQVAGGFIATLAAVLVVNTSWLPIERPTIVVAAAITVLLSGLSTVTAVQDAITGYNVTAAGRTTEVAMMSAGLITGVALALNTAPLFAIVQKTPPPAVYNSTALDLPIMVVAGAGAAGCFALASYSRLRSLLIAAAAGAVGSLGYGVLGLFGADQITASAVAATLVGFSGGVLARRLKETPLVIAVSGITPLLPGLSTYRGLYEMGVSPGGELGTLMTAVAVGLALAAGVVLGEYFAQPVRTGLGRLERKLAGPRMAGPLRPKTGRLD; from the coding sequence ATGAAGATCAACCAGCGTGGCCGGGCAGCCGATCGCAAACGCGGTTGGCAGCTTCTCGAAGCGCCGGCGACTGAGCGGCGGCGCAGATCCGGCCGCCGCATCGAACGCGGTTCCGAGCCCCGCAGCCGAGCCTGGCAGATCCTCGAGGCGGACACCGGCGAGCAGCCGGCGGCCGCCCAGGACAGTGCGATCGGGCCCGAGCTGCCGGACGATTCCAGGGTCAACTTCGTGCTCGACCTCGCCCTGCGCATCGGCGAGGTGCAGATGGCCAGCGGCGCCGGTGCCTCCGACGTCACCGCGACCATCCTGGCGCTGACCTCGGCGCTCGGCCTGCCGCACTGCGAGGTCGACGTCATCTTCACCTCGATCACGGTGACCTGCCACCGCGGCTCCGAGCGCTCGCCGGTGACCGCGCTGCGCGTGGTGCGCGCCCGCGGTCTCGACTACAGCCGCCTCAGCGACACCGAGCGGCTGGTGCAGCAGATCACCCGCGGCCGGGTCAGCGCCGAGGACGCCTACACCGAGCTGCAGCTGATCACCTCGCGGCCGCACCCGTACCCCCGCTGGGTCTCCACCCTGGCCTGGGGCGGCATGGCCGCGTTCATCTCCCTGCTGATCGGCGGCGACTGGGCGACCGCGCTGATCGCCTTCGTGATCAGCGCGGTGATCGACCGGGTCGGCCGGGTGCTCAACCGGTTCGCGCTGCCGTTCTTCTTCCAGCAGGTGGCCGGTGGCTTCATCGCGACGCTGGCCGCGGTGCTGGTGGTGAACACCAGCTGGCTGCCGATCGAGAGACCCACCATCGTGGTCGCCGCGGCGATCACCGTGCTGCTGTCCGGGCTGAGCACGGTGACCGCGGTGCAGGACGCGATCACCGGCTACAACGTCACCGCCGCCGGGCGCACCACCGAGGTGGCGATGATGTCCGCCGGGCTGATCACCGGGGTGGCGCTCGCGCTGAACACCGCGCCGCTTTTTGCCATCGTGCAGAAGACGCCGCCGCCCGCGGTGTACAACAGCACCGCGCTCGACCTGCCGATCATGGTGGTCGCCGGGGCCGGGGCGGCCGGCTGCTTCGCGCTGGCCAGCTACTCCCGGCTGCGGTCGCTGCTGATCGCCGCCGCGGCCGGTGCGGTCGGCAGCCTCGGTTACGGCGTGCTGGGCCTGTTCGGCGCGGACCAGATCACCGCCTCCGCGGTCGCCGCCACGCTGGTCGGCTTCTCCGGTGGCGTGCTGGCCCGGCGGTTGAAGGAGACCCCGCTGGTCATCGCGGTCTCCGGGATCACGCCGTTGCTGCCGGGGTTGTCCACCTACCGCGGGCTGTACGAGATGGGCGTGTCGCCGGGCGGTGAGCTGGGCACGCTGATGACCGCGGTGGCGGTCGGGCTGGCGCTGGCCGCGGGTGTGGTGCTCGGCGAGTACTTCGCGCAGCCGGTGCGCACCGGGCTCGGCAGGCTCGAGCGGAAGCTGGCCGGCCCCCGGATGGCGGGTCCCCTGCGGCCGAAGACCGGCCGCTTGGACTAA